The genomic window CTCTCGGCACCATCGTTCGCCTGCTGGACAAGCAGTCTCAGATGGGGTGTCTCGACGAGGTGTACAAGAGCGTGGAGGATCTCAGCACGGAATACTTCCAGACCAAGGCTTGCAAGGCGATGCTTCTGAAACCGATCAACGCGGCTTCCAGCCACTGCTGTCGGCTCAAGATCAACGTCGATGACACCGTTCCAAGGGTGGTCTACGTCTGCAAAGACACATCCTGCAGCGACAACGGGATCAGTTCGATCCCTGACACGGTCTGCAAATGCGGAAAGGTCATGGAGTCCTTTGGGCAGTGCAGAAAATACGACGGTGACACTGAAACCGCTCCTGCTGCTTGTTCGGAGGATGGAGTTTTCGTCAAAGGATGCTTGAAGTTTATCGTCACCGATGATCTCCAGGTTGCGCCAGCGTCAACCTCTCTTATGATGTCTCTCTTCGAGAAATTTGGTGTGCGGGATCCAGCTGTTCTTGAGCAGCAGGTTGTACAGTTCAGTTCAGAAAAGGTTTGTCTATCACAATGctcaaattctttttttttttttttttgtcaatgaACTTACCGACTTAACGATCCATTTCATGAAGATAACATGCTTGCTGAAGAGATCGTTGACATCCAAGCAACCTCTAACAGAGCACTATTTCGATGTTCCTGTCCCACACGATGATGCAAGCCTAGGCACGCTCGCTCAGGACTTGAATCCTAAACAAGAAGATGGGGACGAGGAAAGGCTAGGAAATCTGAAGATCAGGGTTCTTCAGATGAAAAACAACTCTGCTATGCTGTATGCTGAAGTTGATGGCGATTTTGTGGATTGTCTCTTTGGCTTACTAAGCATTCCGCTGGGATCCTTAATGAAGTCATTTGGTCA from Miscanthus floridulus cultivar M001 chromosome 11, ASM1932011v1, whole genome shotgun sequence includes these protein-coding regions:
- the LOC136492794 gene encoding uncharacterized protein; this encodes MAKNEAPTIGVKLFVDKEKRKVLFAESDKEFIDVLFGFLTMPLGTIVRLLDKQSQMGCLDEVYKSVEDLSTEYFQTKACKAMLLKPINAASSHCCRLKINVDDTVPRVVYVCKDTSCSDNGISSIPDTVCKCGKVMESFGQCRKYDGDTETAPAACSEDGVFVKGCLKFIVTDDLQVAPASTSLMMSLFEKFGVRDPAVLEQQVVQFSSEKITCLLKRSLTSKQPLTEHYFDVPVPHDDASLGTLAQDLNPKQEDGDEERLGNLKIRVLQMKNNSAMLYAEVDGDFVDCLFGLLSIPLGSLMKSFGQCSAKGCLDNLYKSIDGSAKEFVRQDCQSVLLAPKLPPCFGCCASKILQVDELAPRELTINACFSCFKIGRFSDCDRCHRYDYYSSYHICTNKVKSSKLCEVNPKIQIGGSEKGDAYVNGKHTKFVVTDDLRVLPLSLASTVKIVSEAKIQTSNLVEKEITLTKSQVMELQRAALLSRNTLSSVLLPPKKIKKLNHLRY